The nucleotide sequence GCGGTCCTCGAGGAGGCCCGCGATTCCGAACTGATGGATGCCGACGCCCTGATCATGTTCCAGGGTGTGCTGGAGACCGCGGAGACACAGGTTCGGGACATCATGGTGCCGCGTGCACAGATGGTGGTGGTCGAATCGGATGGCAGCCTCGACGAGATTCTGCGGATGGTGGTGGAGTCAGGGCACTCGCGGTTTCCGGTGATCGGCGACTCGCGCGATGAAATCATCGGCATCCTGCTGGCCAAGGACCTGCTGAAGATCACCTCGACCGTGGCGGGCTTCGAGCCGGGGACCTTCGACCTCCGCTCGCAACTGCGCCCCGCGGTGTTCGTGCCGGAGTCCAAGCGGGTCAACATCCTGCTCAAGGATTTCAAGCGTGGGCGCAACCACATGGCGGTGGTGGTGGACGAGTACGGCGGCGTCAGCGGCCTGGTCACCATCGAGGACGTGCTCGAGCAGATCGTCGGCGAGATCGACGACGAGTACGACGAGGCCGAGTCCGCCACCATCCTGCGGCAGGATGAACGCCGCTACCTGGTGAACGGGCTGACTCCGATCGAAACCTTCAACGAGTACTTCACCACCGACTTTCCCGATGATGAATTCGACACCATCGGCGGTCTGGTGGTGCATCACTTCGGTCACATGCCGAGGCGCGGCGAAAGCGTGCGCATCGGCCGGTTCAACTTCAACGTGCAGCGCTCCGACAGCCGGCGGCTGCATTTGCTGCAGGTCACCCTGTCACTGGTGTAGGGCGATGATCCGGCCGTTGGTTCTCGCCCTGCTGGCCACGCTGCTGTGGACGGGAACGACGGCCGCGGCGCCAACCGTCAGCTTGCTGACCTTCCAGCCTGGCGAGATCTACTGGCAGCGCTACGGTCACAACGCCTTGCTGGTGCGCGATCCGCTGCGGTCCACGGCGCTGGTCTACAACTACGGACTGTTCGACTTCGCCCAGAAAAATTTTCTGCTCAACTTTGCCCGCGGGCGCATGCAATACCGGGTGGCACCGGAGCCGCTGTCGTACACCTTGGACGCCTATCGAGCCGAAGGCCGATGGGTGTACGAACAACAGTTGGCACTGCAGCCGGATCAGGCCACGGCGCTGGCCGACTTTCTGGCCTGGAATGTGCAGCCGGTGCATGCCGATTATCGCTACGACTACTTCGCGGCCAACTGCAGCACCAAGGTGCGCGATGCCCTCGACAGTGCGCTGGGCGGGGGCCTGCGCGCAGCCCTCGAAGGGGCGCCGAGTGGCACCAGCTACCGAGCTGAAGCCAATCGCATGATGGCGCCCGATCCCCTGATGATGCTGGGGACCGACCTGCTGATGGGCCCCGCGACCGATCGGCCGATCGACCGTTGGCAGCAGAGCTTTCTGCCCGAGGTGCTGATGACGGCGGTGCGTGAGCTGCAGGTGGACGACGGCATCGGCGGCACACGGCCATTGGTGGCACGCGGCGATCTGCTGGTGGCGGGCCGACTGCCGTCGGCTGATTCGCCGTCGACCGATCGGCGCGGCCCGCTGACGCTGCTGGGTCTGACGCTGGCCGCTGTCCTGTTGCTGACGGCCGCATGGCGACCGTGGTTGGCTGCCGCCATTGGGGGCGGCTTGGCGGTGATCGCCGGCGCGGTCGGAGTCATCCTGCTGCTGGCCTGGACGGTGACCGATCATTGGGCGATGGCGGCCAACCACAACCTGCTGCTGTTTTCGCCGTTGGCGCTGCTGATGGTGCCGGCCTGGTGTCGTCCGCGACACCCGGTGAGGCGACGGACGCTCGGCATTGCGGTACTGATCGCCTTGGGCGCGGTGCTGGCGTTGCCACTGGCGCTGTGGCCGGGGATGGCGCAACACAACCTGCAGTGGGTAGGCTTGTGGCTTCCCATCCATCTTGCGGGGCTGTGGGTACTCAGTCGCCGTAGCGAGCCGCGCTGACATGGCCAAGAACACGCCGTACTTCACACCTGCCACCCTGCGGTTTCTGAAGCAGCTGGCCGCCCACAACAACAAGGACTGGTTCAACGCCCACCGCGACGACTATGAAGCGGCCGTGCGTGAACCCTGTCTGCGGTTCATTACCGATCTGGCGGCGCCGTTGGCCACGCTCAGCCCGGAGATGGTGGCCAGCCCGAAGAAAGTCGGGGGCTCGCTGTTCCGGATTCACCGCGACACCCGGTTCAGCAGCGACAAGACCCCCTACAAGACCCACGCCGGCATGAGCTTCTTCCATGCCGCAACCAAGGCCACCGCGCGCGCTGACGCCGGCGGCAATGCGGCACCCGGGCGCCTGGATGCGCCGGTTTTCTACTTTCATCTGACGCCGGGCGACAGTTTTCTCGGCGGCGGCATCTGGCACCCACAGTCGGAAACCCTGCGGCGCATTCGCGCCTATCTGGTCAACAACCCGGCCAGCTGGCAGCAGGCGACCCGCAGTACCGGCTTCCGCCGCCACTTCACCCTGGGTGGCGACAGCCTGGTGCGGCCGCCGCAGGGCTTTGATCCTGAACATCCCTTGATCGAGGACCTCAAGCGCAAGGATTTTGTCGCCAGTGCCGCTGTCAGCGACGATGACCTGCTGCGGCCGGACCTGCCACGGTGGGTGATCACGCGCTACCGCGAGGTGTCGCCCATGCTCGACTGGCTCTGCGGCGCACTCGATCTGCCGTACTGACGCACGCCCTCAGCGGTCGTCACCGCCGCCTGCCATCAGCGCCATCTCGTACAACCGCTTGCGCGGCAGGCCGGTGAGCTCGGCCGCCACGCGTGCCGCCCGAGACGCCGGTAATTCCGCCAGCAGCACCTTCAACACCGCGGCGGCTTCCACTTCATCGCTGGCGGCAACCGGGGCCCCGCCGATGACCAGTACGAACTCGCCGCGCTGGCGGTTGGCGTCGGCCTGCAGCCAGCCGGCCAGGTCGCCAGCAGGGCAGGACACACTCTGTTCAAAGCGCTTGGTCAGCTCACGGGCGAGCATCACCGGGCGGTCCGGGCCGAGTACCGCGGCGAGATCAGCGGCGGTGTCGACGATGCGGTGGCTGGCTTCATAGGCCACCAGCGTGTGGGGCACGGCTCGCAGCGACGCCAGGGCCTGACGACGCGCGCCGCCTTTGGCGGGTAGGAAGCCGATGAACGTGAAACGGTCGGTCGGCAGGCCTGCAATCGACAGAGCCGCCACCAGCGCGCAGGGCCCGGGGACCGCCACCACCGGCAGGTCAGCGGCACGGGCGGCACGTACCAGGACGAAGCCGGGGTCGGAAATCAGTGGCGTACCGGCATCCGAAATCAGCGCCAGCGTCTCGCCGCCGGTCAGTCGCGCGATCAGCTGTTCGGTCTGCGCCCGTTCGTTGTGTTCGTGCAGGGCGCTGATCGGCTGCTGGATCCCGAGTTGCTGCAACAGCACGCCGGAGGTGCGGGTGTCCTCGGCGAGAATGCGGTCGACGCTGCCCAGCACCGCGGCCGCGCGGGGGCTGAGATCGCCGAGATGGCCGATGGGCGTGGCCACTACGTAAAGGTGACCGGGGCTGACCGCGGGGGCTTGATCTGACATCGGGCGATTGTCGCACCGTGTCATACTTTGCGGCCATGAATGTCGCTCACCGTTTCCTCCGCGTTTGGGTTCTGGGCGGGTTGCTGGCAGCCCTGCTGACGGGCTGTGCGACCGGTCCGGCGCCCCGTCAGGCGCCCTCCGCTCTGCCGTATCCCGGTGCCGCCCGCAGCGATCCGCTCGCGGGCGCAGAAGCCGCATTCGCGCGCGGCGACCTGGCAGTTGCCCGTGCGCACCTGGCGGCATTGGCCGACCACTCGGTGCCGGTGGCGCAAATGCAGCGGCTGCAGTTGTTGCGCGCACGTCTGGCGGCCGCCGAGGGGCGCGACGCCGACGTGCTCCGGCTGCTGCCGATGGCACCCGAGGGGGTGGAGATGGGCGCGGCCACCGAGGCCCTGCGGGCCGAGGCGCGGTCGCGGCTCGGCGACCCCGTCGGCGCGGTTCAGGCCTGGGTTGCACGTCTCGCGTTTCTGGATGATCCACGCGCGGTTGCCGACAACCGCATGCGGTTGTGGCAGGGGCTGTCGACGGCACCCATCGGCATTGATGATCGCCAGCGTGCGGCGGCTGCCGGATTTGTAGTGGAGGGTTGGATCGCGCTGGCCGAAGCCCTGCGTGCCGCTGATCGGGAGTCGGCCATGGCGGACTGGCGCAGCCAGTTCGGACCACATCCGGCAGCGACCTGGATGGCGCAGGGCGGTTTGCAGGCAACGCAGGCTGCCGGTGCGTCCGCATTCCTGCAATTTAACCCGCAGGGCGGCAGCCCCCGCTGGGCAGTGCTGCTGCCTCTGAGCGGACCGCTGGCCGCCAGTGGCGCGGCCATCCGCGACGGCCTGCTGTCCGCCTATCTGGGTCGCCGACTGCGGGTCCCAATCCGCTTCCATGACACCGGCGGCACCCCGGGAGGGGCGGCGCTGGCGTTCCAGGAGGCGCTGCGGGAAGGCGCGACCCTGGTGATTGGGCCACTGCGCAAGGAGAGTGTGTCAGCGCTGCTCGCCGGCGGGCGGTCACCCGTACCGTTGCTGGCGCTGAACCAGGTGGAATCAGGGCCCGGCGTGCCGGTGCCTGCCAATGTCGTTCAGTTTGCGCTGGCCCCGGAGGACGAGGCGCGGGCGGCGGCCCGCCATGCACGCCGACAGGGCCTGGGCAGCGCCGTGGTGCTGGTGCCCGAGGGCGACTGGGGTGATCGGGTCGAAGCGGCCTTCATCGATACCCTGGAAGCCGCAGGTGGCGCCGTGGTCGGCCGCGCTCGCTACACCCCCGGAACGGCCGATTTTTCGGCGCCGATCAAGCAGTTGCTGCGGGTAACGGATAGCGAGCGTCGCTACCAGGAGCTGGCAGCGGTGCTGGGGCAGCGGCCGGTATTCGATGTGCGTCGGCGAGGCGACGCCGATATGGTGTTCTTTGCCGGGCGGCCGGTCGATGGCCGCCAGATCTGGTCGCAGTTCCGCTTTCACCATGCGCAGGGTCTGGCGGCCTATTCGACCGCGCTGATTCATCAGCCAGGCGGCGGTGGCGACAGTGATCTGGTGGGCACCCGCTTCTGTGACCAGCCCTGGCTGCTTGACGATCTGCGTGATCCGCAGTTCGCCAGCGCTACCCGGGGCCTCAGCAGCCGGCAGGCGCAGCCGCGCCTGTTCGCGCTCGGCGCCGACGCCCTGACATTGGCGCAGCGGATCAGCGATGGCGCCTTCGATATGATGCCGATCGAGGGCCTCACCGGTGATCTCACCGTGAGCCACGACGGTCGGGTCGAGCGGGGCCTCGGGTGTGCACGCTTCACCCGCAGCGGCCTGGAGCGGCTGCCGCTGTCGTCGGACATGCCGGAATGGTCATCCGCGCCCCTGCCGCGCTGACGCCGGCACAACAGTCCGGTGCCGATGCCGAGCGGCAGGCCGCAGGGCTGCTGCAGGCGGACGGGTTGAAGCTGATCGCGCGCAACGTCCGCAACCGCTTCGGTGAGCTTGATCTGATTGCGCTGGAGCAGCAGACCCTGGTGGTGATCGAAGTGCGCGCGCGGACCAGTACCCGCTTCGGCGGGGCAGCGGTGACGGTTGATCACCGCAAGCAGGCCCGGATCATTCGCGCCACCCAGGCATGGCTGGCCACCCAGCCTGCCCACCGGTCACGGGCCATCCGTTTTGACGTGATGGCCATTGATGCCGGGCGTCCGCCGCAGTGGATTCGTGGCGCGTTTCTGGCCGAGGGCAGTTGATGCGCCTCGACCCCGCACTGCGGTCAGCGTTGGCCCGGGCGTTGCCGGCGGACCGCCGGTTGGAAGACCCAGCGGACTGTCTGCCCTACGGCTATGACAACTCACGCCGCTTTCACGCCCCGGACATGGTGGTCTTCCCGCTTGGTCACGATGAAGTGGTGGCTGTGGTGCAGGCCTGTCATGCGACCGGCACGCCACTGGTGGCGCGGGGTCGGGGCACCAACACCACGGGTGCCAGTGTGCCGGTGGCGGGCGGTGTGGTGATGTCGCTGGAGCGCATGAACCGGATTCTCGAATACCGGCCGGCCGACCGCCTGATGGTGGTGGAGGCCGGGTGCATCAACGCGGATGTGCAGCAGTGTGCGGCTGCCGATGGGCTGTTTTGGGCCCCCGACCCAACCAGCGCCGCGTACTCCACTGTTGGCGGTAACCTGGCCTGCGGGGCCGGTGGGCCGCGTGCGGTGAAGTACGGCACCGCGCGCGAGAGCGTGCTGGGCCTGCGTGCCGTCACCGGGGCCGGTACCGCCCTGGTGACCGGCGGCCGCACCACCAAGGGCGTGGTGGGGTACGACCTGACGCGCTTGCTGGTGGGCAGCGAGGGCACCCTGGCGGTGATCACCGAGGCGACCCTGAAGCTGCTGCCACGGCCGTCGCAACAACGCACTTTGCGTGCCTGTTATACCAACGCGGCGGCGGCGGTGGCGGCGGTGGTGCGCATCATGGGGCAGCCGGAGACGCCTGCCGCGCTCGAGTTCATGGATGGCACCGCGGTACGTCTGGCGCAGGCCTGGCAGGACACCGGCGTGCCGTCCGCGACCGGCGCGCTGCTGTTGATCGATGTCGATGGCAGCGACGATACGGTGGCGCTGGCGCAGCAGGCGGTGGCGCGCGCGGCCGACGGTGAAGGCCTGGTCGAACTGCGGGCAGCCGCCGATACCACCGAAGCGGCCGCACTCTGGGCCTGTCGCAAGGCGCTGTCGCCGTCTCTGCGGCAACTGGCGCCGAAGAAGGTCAACGAGGACGTGGCGGTGCCGGTCAGTCAGCTACCGACGCTGTTGTCGACACTGGAAGCGCTGTCGGCCGAACACGACCTGCAGATCGTCAATTTCGGCCACGCCGGCAATGGCAATATCCATGTCAATCTGCTGGCCGACCCGGAGGACCCGCGGCAGATGCAAGCGGTGAGTGCCTGCCTGGTGGCGGTGTTCCGCACGGTGCTGGCACTGGGGGGCACGCTCTCGGGTGAGCACGGTGTCGGCATCGACAAGCGCCCTTATGTCGGCTGGGAAATCGACCCGCTGACCTTGAATCTGATGCAGGACTTGCGGAGCCGCTTCGACCCTCGCGGCATTCTGAATCCGGACAAGACCCTGCCGCTAACCGCGCCGCCTACTTGACCACCCGCAAGTGATTGCGCGGCGGGCGTGGCTTGTCTTCGTCGTTCGGGGTGGCGGGCGGGGGCGTCTCGGGCGCCGGCGTCTCGCCATCGGGCGGTTCGATTTCGCCGAAGACCAGCCCCTCGCCATTCTCGCGGGCGAAGATGGCCAGGACGCTGCCCAGCGGTACCTGTACCTCGAATGCGCGGCCGCCGAAGCGCGCCGAGAACCACAGCATCTCCGGGAGAATCTCGAAGTGTTGCACCGCGGCGGGGCTGATATTGAGGGTTATCCGCCCGTCCTGTACGTACTGGGTGGGAACCACAACGCCGGGGTAGTCGACCGCGACCAGCACGTGCGGTGTGTATTGGTGCTCTGTGGCCCAGTCGTAGATGGCGCGGATCAGATAGGGGCGGCGGCTGCGGGCTTTCATATCAGGGTCGATTCTACTGCGGGGCGGGTTCGCAGGCGGCGGATGTAAGCCTGCAGGCGGTCGGCCGCCGGCGCAGGCAGGGCGTCGAGCCGGGTGCTGGGGTGGCACAACCAGACGGCCGCCGCGCAGTCGCCCAGATGGTAGTCCAGCCCCATGAGCCGGTTGCGGGGTCCGATCAGATCGGCGAGATCAAGCAGGTGCCCCAGGGTGTCCGGCCGCGAGGTCAGCAATTGCGGGAACACCGTGCCGAGCATCAGGTCGAGCAGCAGACGGACCCGTGCCCGGTGGGCGGGCTCGGGCGGCATCAGCGGCGGATGCGGAAAGCGCTCGTCGAGATAGGCGGCGATGATCCCGGCACTGACCACTGGCGTCTCGCGGTCGATCAATGCCGGCAGCCGCAGGCCGGGATTGACCGCCAGCAGATCCTCCGGCGGTCGGTGCAGGTTGACCGACTGAAAGCGTGCCTGAGGCAGGTTCTTCTCAGCCAGAATCAGCTGCAACCAGCGCGTCTCAGGCGTCCCCGGTAGCCCGTACAGCTGCATGCCGGCCCGCTGGGCGGGCTTGCGGGTTGCACTGAAACGGGTCTGGTTGGGCAGGCGCATCGGATGGTGGTCGGACTTATCGCCCCCCGAAAACAGCAACGCCGCTCATGGCCATGACGCGCATGAGCGGCGTTGTCGTCGTTCAGGGAAGACGGTTAATGGACGTCCTTCCAGAACTCCTTCTTCAGCAGATAGGCCAGCGCGGTGAACAGCAGCAGGAACAGCATCACCTTGCTGCCGAGGCCGACCCGACCGACCCGACCCGGCTCGGCCGCGTAGGCCATGAAGTTGACCGTGTCGGCGACAAAACCTTCGTAGTCTTCCGGCGACAGTGTGCCGGCCTGGGCCAGCGTCAGGCCGGTGTCGGGACCATGACCGCCACCGTGGCCTTCTTCACCATGGTGGGCAGCGTCATCGGCCTTCACCTGCCAGCCCTGTAGCTCCCACAACACATGCGGCATCGAGGCACCGGGCAGCACCAGATTGTTGACGCCAGCCGGGCGTGCCGGATCGACATAGAAGGTCATCAGGTAGCTGTAGACCCAGCTCGGGCCACGTGCCCGCGAGTTCACCGAGAGGTCCGGCGGCTTGCGGCCGAACCAGCCGGTGGCGTCGGCCGGCATCGCCGAGGTGATGGTGTCCCCCGGCTTGTCAGAGGTGAACATCAGGTTGGCCTTGAGGATGTCCTCGGGAATGCCGAGATCTTCACCGATACGGCTGTAACGCATGAGGTCCATCGAATGGCATGCGGAACAGTAGGCCATGTAGTTGCGGGCGCCGCGCTGCACCGACGGCAGGTTGCCGACGTCCGGCTCGAAGCTGTAGGGAAGGTGCCCGCCGCCAGCCGCGAAGGCCGCGCCGGAGAGCAGGAAGGCGGACAGCGTGAAAAGAATCCGTTTCATCGGTTACCCCGTCACCCGTTCCGGTTCTGGCTTGGTCTTTTCCATCGCCGTGTAGAACGGCATGAGGAGGAAGAAGGCGAAATAAATGATGGTGCCCACGCGCGAGATCAGCGTGCCGAGCTCGGTCGGTGGCTGCAGCCCGTAGTAGGTAAGCAGGACGAAGGCGACGGTGAACAGGCCCAGTGCGATCTTCGACAGCATGCCCTTGTAGCGGATCGAGCGGACCTTGGAGCGGTCCAGCCAGGGCACCAGGAAGATGATGACCACCGCACCGCCCATGGTCAGCACGCCGCCGAGCTTGCTCGGCACCGCACGCAACATTGCGTAGAAGGCGCCGAAGTACCAGGCCGGGGTGATGTGTTCGGGGGTGACCAGCGGGTCGGCCGGGATGAAGTTGGGCTTCTCCAGGAAGTAGCCGCCACCATCGGGGGCGAAGAACACCACACCGAGGAAGAAGATCAGGAACACGCCGGCGCCGAAGATGTCCTTCACCGTGTAGTAAGGGTGGAAGGCGATGCCGTCGAGCGGCTTGCCATTGCCATCCTTCTTCTTCTTGATGTCGATGCCGTCGGGGTTGTTGGAACCCACTTCGTGCAGCGCCATCAGGTGCGCCACCACCAGACCGACCAGCACGAAGGGCAGGGCGATCACGTGCAGCGAGAACAGACGGTTGAGCGTGGCGTCGGAGGGGATGTAGTCCCCCTGGATCCAGACCACCAGGTCATTGCCGATCACCGGGATGGCGCCGAACAGCGAAATGATCACCTGCGCACCCCAGTAGCTCATCTGGCCCCAGGGGAGGACGTAGCCGGCGAAGGCTTCGGCCATCAGCACCAGGAAGATCAGCGAACCGAAAATCCAGATCAGCTCGCGTGGCTTCTGGTAGGAGCCGTAGAGCAGGCCACGGTACATGTGCAGGAACACCACCACGAAGAACGCCGAGGCGCCGGTGGAGTGCAGATAGCGGATGATGTTGCCGAAGGGCACATCGCGCATGATGTATTCGACCGACGCCCACGCCTCGGCGGCGGCCGGCTTGTAGTGCATGGTCAGGAAGATGCCGGTCAGCAGCTGGTTGACCAGTACCAGCATCGCCAGCGAGCCGAAGAAGTACCAGAAATTGAAGTTCTTCGGCGCGTAATATTCGCTGACGTGATCCTTCCAGATCTTGGTCAGCGGGAAGCGGTCGTCGATCCAGCCGAGGAAGCCGGTGGTCTTGTGGGGGTTGGGCACGATCGCCATTACGCGGCTCCTACGGGGTCTTCACCGATGACCACGGTGGTGTCGTTCTCGTAGCGGTGCGGGGGCACCACCAGGTTGAGCGGCGCCGGCACGCCCTTGTAGACGCGGCCGGACAGGTCGAACATCGACCCGTGGCAGGGGCAGAAAAAGCCGCCCTGCCAGTTGCTGTGGATCTCCGGTGCCGGGTGGTCCGGCCGGAACGTCGGTGAGCAGCCCAGATGCGTGCAGGAACCGACCATGACCAGCACATCCGGTTTGATGGCACGCGCTTCGTTCTGGGCATAGGCCGGCTGTTGCGGCTCGGCAGACTCGGGGTCGCGCAGCTCGTCGCTGACCTTGTCGAGGCTGGCGATCATTTCAGGGGTGCGACGCACCACCCAGACCGGTTTGCCACGCCAGGCCACGGTGAGACGTTGCCCCGGCTCCAGCTGGCTGATGTCCTGCACCACGGGTGCGCCCAGCGCCTTGGCGCGTTCACTGGGCTTTAGCGACGCCAGAAACGGCCATGCGGCTGCGGCAGCGCCTGCGCCGCCCACCACACCGGTGGTGAGCGTCAGGAAGCGGCGACGGCCGGCATCCACGCCTTGATTGCTCATCGACTGATAGACCTCGTGCAAAGTGTTTCGAGAAACCGCGCTGTCACGACCACGCCACGCCCGCCGGGGCGGTCAGGGGGTCGGTAGAACGGCGGGAGTATACCGGTCTGTGGCGGCGTTCGAAACGTGTCGACCCGGTCGGTACGGCACCCCGGGTCACTCAGACGTCGAGGCCGAGCTTCTTGATCCGGTAGCGCAGTGAACGGAATGACATCCCCAGCAGTTCTGCCGCACGGGTCTTGTTGAACCGGGCCTTTTCCAGTGCCTCGAGGATGGCCTGGCGTTCGACAGCGTCCATTTGCGAGTCCAGCGCAGGCGCGCCAGCAGGCGTCAGTGCTGCGGTCTCACGCAACTGGAGGTCGGTGGCGGTAATGCGGCGGCCGTCACAGAGGGTCAAGGCCCGCTCGAGGATGTTTTCCAGCTCCCGGACGTTGCCCGGGAACGGATACGCCACCAGCCGCGCCAGTGCGGCGTCATCCAGCGTTGGCGGCCGTGGCCAGCCGTTGGTCCGCGCCAGGCGTTCGAGAATGTGATGAGTCAGCAGCGGAATATCGCCGGACCGGTCGCGCAATGGCGGCGTCCGCACCTCGATGACATTGAGGCGGTAGTACAGGTCCTGGCGAAATCGGCCGTCGGCGACACACCCCTCAAGGGATTCGTGGGTGGCCGAGATCACCCGCACGTTCACCGGTTGCTCGCTGTCGCTGCCGACCGGGCGGATGGCACGTTCCTGCAGCGCCCGCAGCAGTTTGACCTGCATGTGCAACGGCAGGTCGGCCACCTCGTCAAGGAACAGCGTGCCGCCCTCGGCAGCCTGGAACAGGCCGGTCTTGTCCTTGATCGCACCGGTAAACGCACCCTTGAGATGGCCGAAGAATTCGCTCTCCATCAGCTCGCTGGGGATGGCCCCGCAGTTCACCGGTACGAAGGCGCCGACCGCCCGTGGGCTCTGGGCGTGGATCATGCGCGCCACCAGTTCCTTGCCCGTCCCCGACTCGCCGGCGATGTGAACCGGGGCCTGCGATCGCGCCAGACGGCCGACCAGCTGCCGCAGGTGATCGATCGACGGATGCTGGCCCAGCAATCCGGTGGGCTCCGTCCCGCGAGATTCCACGGCCGCCCCGCGCAAGTCCAGGGCGCTGCGCACCAGCTTGCGCAGGACTTGCAGATCCACAGGCTTGGAGACGAAATCAAAGGCGCCGGCCTTCAGGCTCTCCACCGCAGCCTGCGCGCTGCCATAGGCGGTGATCACCGCCACTGGCGTGTCTGCGCAGTGCTCGCCGATATGCCGGACCAGGTCAATGCCACTACCGTCGGGCAGCCGCATGTCGGTGATGCACAGGTCGAAGCTGTGGCAGGCCAGCCGATCGTGCGCCTCGGCGAGCGAGCCCGCGGCCTCGGTGGTGAGGCCCATCCGCGACAGGGTGATCTCCACCAGCTCACGGATATCGGCCTCGTCGTCGACAATCAGGACGGCAGCTTTCATGGCGGCGAGGAGAACATGATCCGGAAACAGGCGCCAGCAGCATCGGGTCGATAGAGCAGACGGGCATGGTTGAAGTCGCAAAGCTCGCGGGCCAGATAAAGCCCGAGGCCGGTGCCGCGGCTGGCAGTGGTGAAGAACGGCTCGAAGATGCGTTCCTGCAGCGCGACCGGGATGCCGGGGCCATCGTCGGCAATATCCAGCCAGACATTGGCCGGGTCGCGCCCGGCCTCCAGCCGGACCGCCGCAGGCGCTGATCCTGCGTGCTCGAAGCTGTTGTCCCACAGATTGTGCAGTACCTGCTGCAGGTGTTCGGGATCGAAGCGAATCTTCCAGGCCGGGTTCAGCGGCGCGATGTGGATCGGGCGTTCGGTCCGCGCCGGATGTTCCAGATAGTTCTGGCGAATTTGCCGCAACTGGTCGGCCAGCACCAGCGACTGGACCTGAGTGGCATCCCGGCGGCTGAGGCTGAGCACGTCCCGGACGATGCGGTCGATACGCGCGCCGTGGCGATGGATCATGTCAAGCAGCCGCTGCTGCTCGGCGGACAATTGGGGGTCTTCAGCCAGCAACTGCCCGGCATGGGTCATCGCCGCCAGTGGATTGCGGATCTCGTGGGCGATGCTGGCCGACAATCGACCCAGGGCGGCTAGCTTTAGCTGCCGCGCCTGCTCGCGCAGTTGTGCGGCCTCGTCCAGCAGGATCAGCGTGGGACTGCCGGCGGCCCAGCCGAGCCGTGAGAAGCGCGGAATCACCTCGGGGCCCCCGGGGCTGAGGCTCAGCGGGCGCGGGCTGACAGCACTGCCGAGCATCCAGCTTTCCAAGGTCTGTGCCAACGCGGGCGAAACATCCATCAGCGCGCGACCACTGGCATCGGCGGGGGTCAGCAGTCGGCGTGCAGCGGCGTTGATCATGCGAATTTCGCGCTGTCCGTTGATGACCACCACGCCGGTCTGCATCGACTCGATAATGCTTTCGTTGAGGCGCGACAGGCTGGCCATCTCGGTATCTGCGCGCTCCACCAGCGCCTCACTTTTGCGGGCGCGAGCGGCGACGGCGGCAGCGGCGACGGTGGTCGCGAACAGCATCAGACCGAGTACGCCGGTACTGGTCATGTCGGCCGGCGAAATACCGCGGCCGATGGGCCGCAGGAACTCCTCGGCGAACATGCCGAGGGTCGCGGCTGAGGCGCAGACCATGGCGAAGCGTGGGGTCAGGATCAGCGCTGCGGCGACGGTCGGGGTGATCAGCAGGATGCCGAGGCCGTTCTCGACGCCGCCGGTGCTGTACACCAGCGCCGCGATGCCACCGAGGTCGATGCCGAACTGCA is from Flagellatimonas centrodinii and encodes:
- a CDS encoding FAD-binding oxidoreductase, producing MRLDPALRSALARALPADRRLEDPADCLPYGYDNSRRFHAPDMVVFPLGHDEVVAVVQACHATGTPLVARGRGTNTTGASVPVAGGVVMSLERMNRILEYRPADRLMVVEAGCINADVQQCAAADGLFWAPDPTSAAYSTVGGNLACGAGGPRAVKYGTARESVLGLRAVTGAGTALVTGGRTTKGVVGYDLTRLLVGSEGTLAVITEATLKLLPRPSQQRTLRACYTNAAAAVAAVVRIMGQPETPAALEFMDGTAVRLAQAWQDTGVPSATGALLLIDVDGSDDTVALAQQAVARAADGEGLVELRAAADTTEAAALWACRKALSPSLRQLAPKKVNEDVAVPVSQLPTLLSTLEALSAEHDLQIVNFGHAGNGNIHVNLLADPEDPRQMQAVSACLVAVFRTVLALGGTLSGEHGVGIDKRPYVGWEIDPLTLNLMQDLRSRFDPRGILNPDKTLPLTAPPT
- a CDS encoding ClpXP protease specificity-enhancing factor, encoding MKARSRRPYLIRAIYDWATEHQYTPHVLVAVDYPGVVVPTQYVQDGRITLNISPAAVQHFEILPEMLWFSARFGGRAFEVQVPLGSVLAIFARENGEGLVFGEIEPPDGETPAPETPPPATPNDEDKPRPPRNHLRVVK
- a CDS encoding glutathione S-transferase family protein, translating into MRLPNQTRFSATRKPAQRAGMQLYGLPGTPETRWLQLILAEKNLPQARFQSVNLHRPPEDLLAVNPGLRLPALIDRETPVVSAGIIAAYLDERFPHPPLMPPEPAHRARVRLLLDLMLGTVFPQLLTSRPDTLGHLLDLADLIGPRNRLMGLDYHLGDCAAAVWLCHPSTRLDALPAPAADRLQAYIRRLRTRPAVESTLI
- a CDS encoding cytochrome c1 encodes the protein MKRILFTLSAFLLSGAAFAAGGGHLPYSFEPDVGNLPSVQRGARNYMAYCSACHSMDLMRYSRIGEDLGIPEDILKANLMFTSDKPGDTITSAMPADATGWFGRKPPDLSVNSRARGPSWVYSYLMTFYVDPARPAGVNNLVLPGASMPHVLWELQGWQVKADDAAHHGEEGHGGGHGPDTGLTLAQAGTLSPEDYEGFVADTVNFMAYAAEPGRVGRVGLGSKVMLFLLLFTALAYLLKKEFWKDVH
- a CDS encoding cytochrome b, giving the protein MAIVPNPHKTTGFLGWIDDRFPLTKIWKDHVSEYYAPKNFNFWYFFGSLAMLVLVNQLLTGIFLTMHYKPAAAEAWASVEYIMRDVPFGNIIRYLHSTGASAFFVVVFLHMYRGLLYGSYQKPRELIWIFGSLIFLVLMAEAFAGYVLPWGQMSYWGAQVIISLFGAIPVIGNDLVVWIQGDYIPSDATLNRLFSLHVIALPFVLVGLVVAHLMALHEVGSNNPDGIDIKKKKDGNGKPLDGIAFHPYYTVKDIFGAGVFLIFFLGVVFFAPDGGGYFLEKPNFIPADPLVTPEHITPAWYFGAFYAMLRAVPSKLGGVLTMGGAVVIIFLVPWLDRSKVRSIRYKGMLSKIALGLFTVAFVLLTYYGLQPPTELGTLISRVGTIIYFAFFLLMPFYTAMEKTKPEPERVTG
- the petA gene encoding ubiquinol-cytochrome c reductase iron-sulfur subunit → MSNQGVDAGRRRFLTLTTGVVGGAGAAAAAWPFLASLKPSERAKALGAPVVQDISQLEPGQRLTVAWRGKPVWVVRRTPEMIASLDKVSDELRDPESAEPQQPAYAQNEARAIKPDVLVMVGSCTHLGCSPTFRPDHPAPEIHSNWQGGFFCPCHGSMFDLSGRVYKGVPAPLNLVVPPHRYENDTTVVIGEDPVGAA
- a CDS encoding sigma-54-dependent transcriptional regulator, whose amino-acid sequence is MKAAVLIVDDEADIRELVEITLSRMGLTTEAAGSLAEAHDRLACHSFDLCITDMRLPDGSGIDLVRHIGEHCADTPVAVITAYGSAQAAVESLKAGAFDFVSKPVDLQVLRKLVRSALDLRGAAVESRGTEPTGLLGQHPSIDHLRQLVGRLARSQAPVHIAGESGTGKELVARMIHAQSPRAVGAFVPVNCGAIPSELMESEFFGHLKGAFTGAIKDKTGLFQAAEGGTLFLDEVADLPLHMQVKLLRALQERAIRPVGSDSEQPVNVRVISATHESLEGCVADGRFRQDLYYRLNVIEVRTPPLRDRSGDIPLLTHHILERLARTNGWPRPPTLDDAALARLVAYPFPGNVRELENILERALTLCDGRRITATDLQLRETAALTPAGAPALDSQMDAVERQAILEALEKARFNKTRAAELLGMSFRSLRYRIKKLGLDV